AACGCTCTGTAGTTTATGTGATGCAAATGTCAGCTCAAGGTGTAAGTTTCATCATGCGAGAAGTTACTTTGGGTCCAGAATTAGGTGAAAGTTATGTGATTGAAGATGGCTTGCAGCCTGGTGAAGAAATTGCAATCAATGGTACCTTCAGTATTGATGCAGCAGCACAATTAGCAGGCAAACCAAGTATGATGAACCCGGAAGGAGGTGTAGCCATGGCTGGTCACAACCATGGAGGAAATACCAATTCAAATATGGAAACAATGCCTGTTTCATCCAAAAGAACCACAATCTCAGAAGATGCAAAAAAATCGTTACAACCACTTTTTGACAATTACTTCAAATTGAAAGTTGCGTTGGCTAGTGATGATTTTGAAGAAGCTAAAGCATCTGGCGCAGCTTTGTACAGCGCCTTAGGTAAAGTTGATATGAACCTTTTTAAGGCAGATGCACACTCGCAATGGATGCAGCAGTCAACTGTTTTGAAAGCAGCTTTACAGCACATCGAGCATCTTGGTGACATCAAAGCCATTCGAGAAAAGTTCATCAGCATATCCAATTCAATGATAGCAACAGCAGAATCTTTTGATCCAATATCCACTGCTATTTATGTTCAGCATTGTCCAATGGCAGACTCTAACAAAGGAGCAGATTGGTTGAGTCTGGATAAAGAAATTCAAAATCCTTATTTCGGAGAGTCAATGCTTTCTTGTGGCGAAAACACCAAAACAATAAAATGAAAGAGTGTTGCAAAACTGGAGACAATGCACCTCCCTCAAAATTTAAAAAATGGGCTTCCAGAATAATATGGGGTATCATATCCTTCATCGTTCTTGGCTTATCACTAATTCAAATGTTTAACTTCTAAATTTTAATACAATGAAAAAATCAAATTCAATCTTAACACTCGCTTTATTAGCAGGTATCTCATTTTCATTAATTGCATGTGCCAATAAAAAATCTACCGATCATGAAAATGGAAATGGTGTCCATGATCATAGTGCCATGAATCATAAAGCAGAGGATGAAATGTCAGATGGTTCAGTTGTGGAAACGAGTGAAAATAAGTCCATTTCTCAATTAATCGATCAATACCTGGTAATTAAAAATGCCCTGGTTCAAGACGATTCAAGAGCGGCTGCCAGCGCAGGTCAAAAACTTGCAGAAACGTCTTCAAGTATAGACCTTAACACTTTTGAAGCATCCAAGCAGTCCGAGATTAAGGAAATATTGGAAGTAGTAAAAGAACATGGTGAACACATTGCAAAAAGCGAAATAGCTCATCAACGTGAGCATTTTGAAGGCATGGCAAAAGATTTCATGGACTTGCTTGCAATCACAGGAACGGACAGAACACTTTATCAACAGTATTGCCCGATGTACGACAAGGGAAAAGGGGGTAGTTGGCTGAGTGATTCTCAAGAGATCAAAAACCCATTGTTTGGCAGCAAAATGCTGACTTGTGGTTCGGTGAAAGAAACCATTTCAATGAAATGAAAAAACGGCTTAAATTATCTCTATGGGTAGTTTTTATTGTGTTGGTGGGGATTCAATTTGTCCCCGTCCAACGCAATGAAATAGAACCAGTTACCAATGCTGATTTTATTGAGCATTACGAGTCTCCAGTTGTCATTGGAAATATTATCCGAGCATCCTGTTATGATTGTCATAGCAACCAAACCAAATACCCATGGTACAGTAATGTTCAACCTATAGGCTTTCTTTTACAGAATCATATTTCAGAAGGAAAATCTGAATTAAACCTATCAGAATTTGGTCTTCTATCAAATCGTATGAAACGGACAAAACTAAAATCAATTCTAAGTCAAATTGATAACGATAAAATGCCAATGCCATCCTACCTATTTCTTCATTCAGAAGCCAAACTGGATTCGCTAAAAAAAACTCTTTTGGTTAATTACTTTGATTCAATATTAGTTGATATTGATAAGTGATTTTTCAATCTGATTGATGCATTTTCAATCACCTTAGTAACCCTGCCCACACCCATGTGCTTCCAGTAGGTTCATTCCGTTCGTTCGTGCCTCACTCTCTTCATTCACCCACTTCCAGCACCGCACAGCAAGAGTAGCCCGTTATTCCATTTCGCTACGCTGCATTCCATACCGTGCCACACTTGCTTTTCCCAACGCACCCCACAACGCAGGTAAAGCGGTGTTCGTCAGTCGTTCCGTTTTGTTCCGCAAAAACATATCTGCAAGGGTAAAATGAACTCCCTTCGGTCGCCCTTGCATATACCGTTCACTTACCAGGTGTCTTGCGCTCCAGTGGGTGCTCGCCACCTGCCGTTCACTTGTTTTGCTACACACACTTCTCTCAATCCTCACTTGCAGCTACTTCATCCCCCCAAACCCCAATAAGGTGTTCGCTGTACTCACAGAAGAATTAAATTGGGGGTCTGTCGCTGCATGTGTTTTTGCTCGCCTGCGGGTCGCTGCGGGCTAATCGGGCTGTCATGCTTTTTGCAGTTAATCCAGTGCCTACAGTAGCTTCATTTCAGTCTCTCGTTCCTCTTTCCTTGCATTCAGCCACTTTCAGCACCGCACACAAGAGTAGCTCCTTCTCTTCACTCCACGAACCAACCCACCGTCATTCCGCAATCTGCCTGCAATCCTTCTTCAATGTATTTGTTGTTCGATAAAAATTAACAAATACAGCCAACTCCATTGCAGTCAGTTATTGCTCCATTCCTTCCCCTCAATCGTTCCGTTCCGTTCAATCGCTACCCTTGCCTTTGCCGACCCTGATGCAAAAAAACACGCCAGCCCTGCCGTAAACGGTAGGCGTCTGCCGCCCTCATTCTTCGGGCTTTTGCAGCCACCACCCTTGCTCCGCTCGCAGGCGGCTCGCAGAAATGGCTTCGCCTTGGTTTACCTGCGTTCACTCAGCTTTCGCAATCAAGCTTATCTCCGATTGATATATTTAAGTATTTGCTTAAATATTAAACTCTTTTTCCTTTCTTTGTATTTATTTAAGTAATCTCTTAAATACGATTCTATATGACGAAAACTTGTATTAGGGTTTATGCTGATGAACAACAGATCAAACAGTGTAAGACAGCCATTGAAACAGTAGAGAATACAATAAACCAAATAGCAAGAACACTTAATCTTGCTGGTAATGAAGTACGCCTAAAGATTCTGTTTCTATTGGAAAAGGAATCCAAAATGTGTCCATGTGATCTTAGCGATATTCTGGGCATGACAGTTCCTGCTATTTCTCAGCATTTGAGGAAGCTAAAAGATGCAGGTCTGGTTGAAACAAACAAAGTAGGTCAAACAATATTCTACTCTATTTCCGAATCCAACAACCTCATTCTGAATCCAATATTTGGGCTATTAACACCAGAAAAAGAATCAGCATTATGAAAAACAAGAAATCAAGCTCATTAGTAATTACAAGCGTATTGACGGCTATTAGTGCATCGCTTTGTTGCATTACACCAGTGTTGGCACTACTTGCAGGTTCAAGTGGAGTAGCTGCAACATTTTCTTGGTTAGAACCTTTTCGCCCTTGGTTGATTGGAATAACTGTAGTCGTTTTATCATTTGCATGGTATCAGAAATTGAGGCCAAAAACGGAGGAAGAAATTGCCTGCGTTTGTGATGAAGAAAAGCCCTCTTTTTGGCAGTCAAAGAAATTCCTTGGTATAGTGACGGTATTTGCAGTGATCATGCTTGCATTCCCTTTTTACTCAGATACTTTTTATCCCGAAACCAAACTATCAGAATCAGAAAATGTCAATCTCGAATCAACATACGAAATCAATATTACTGGAATGACTTGTACCGGATGCGAAGAACATGTTAAACTTGAAATTGGTAAACTTCCAGGTATTTCAGGTTTAGAGGTTTCTTATGAAAACGCTAATGCAGTGGTAACGTTTGATGAATCTAAAACAGACATTGAGCAAGTAAAATCAGCAGTTAACAAAACAGGTTACAAAGTAGAATCGGTAAACAAATCAAAATGAGTGAAGTAGTCCTTAAATCAACAATTACTTGTCCTAAATGTGGACATGAGAAAGAAGAAACCATGCCTACAGATGCGTGTCAGTATTTCTATGAGTGCGAAAATTGTAAGGAGATACTTAAACCGTTACAAGGTGATTGTTGCGTTTACTGCTCTTATGGTACAGTGGCTTGCCCACCAATCCAAGAAGGTGGTAACAGTTCATGCTGTAGGTAAATCAGATAATAAATAACTCAAACATAAAGCAAAGTTACAGGCGTGCGGATGCGAGAGCTGCAAGGGTTCGCTTCGCCTGTTTGGTAAAAAAATCTCCACCCTACGGGTAGTATTTTTTTCCCACAGCCCTTGCTGCAATCGCTCCGTCCTGTATTGACAGGGCATTATGTTTAAGTTATTATTCAGAGTCCGTTTCGGCAGCCGGTGGTTGTTGGCGGGCGTTCGCACCTCAGGTCTTCCTTTCCATGCAGGCATTCAGCGTTGTGGCATCACAGATTATACGCTTCGTGTCTTTTGGTTCGAGTTGTGCCTTTCAGAGCTTCCTTTTTAGGGGGCTCTTTTTTTTACTCGTTAAGGGAAAATTTTTAAAAGAGAAAAGCAAAGATAGGCGGGTTCGCACATGCCCACCGCACTTTCGGACAGTCAAGGTCAAGCCCTACGGGTTTTGAAAAAAATCTCCACCCTTCGGGTAGTATTTTTTCCAAAAACCTTGACAGCCGAGCCTCACCCGCCTAAAAGTCAGCTTTCTCTTTTCTTTTTTTCCCTTTTTTCTTTTCTCTTTTGAAAAAATCTATGCGAAGCGCAGCGAGCAAAACTTTAATGGCTCACTGTATGAAATCGTTTCGTATCAAAACACACCGACTGGAAAGCAGCTACCAACAGCCGCACTTCTTTATCCTGAATAAAGGATTGAACAGCGGGAAACCGCTCAACAACGCTTGCCCGAATTGCTTTGTTTGCCTCACCGACAGCCAAGAGGACAGGGAATTTCTCTTTTGGCTTTGCTTTGGATTGTGGAGGTCAAAATCCTTTCACTATCTCCTGAAAGGCTCCGTGATTCCATTTGTGACTATTGATGAAATCCGAAAGATGATCCGGGAAAGCTCTACCAAAGCAAGCTGCAAAGCTCAGGCATTTCAAAAGGCAATTCAAGCCCTTCAACTACTCGATACCAACGAGCAAAAAATCAAGGTCACACTAAAGATGATTGATACTGCCAGACAAGCCATATTTTATGACTTGATGAAAGAAGCAGGTGC
The Croceimicrobium hydrocarbonivorans genome window above contains:
- a CDS encoding ArsR/SmtB family transcription factor, coding for MTKTCIRVYADEQQIKQCKTAIETVENTINQIARTLNLAGNEVRLKILFLLEKESKMCPCDLSDILGMTVPAISQHLRKLKDAGLVETNKVGQTIFYSISESNNLILNPIFGLLTPEKESAL
- a CDS encoding DUF3347 domain-containing protein, with translation MKKSNSILTLALLAGISFSLIACANKKSTDHENGNGVHDHSAMNHKAEDEMSDGSVVETSENKSISQLIDQYLVIKNALVQDDSRAAASAGQKLAETSSSIDLNTFEASKQSEIKEILEVVKEHGEHIAKSEIAHQREHFEGMAKDFMDLLAITGTDRTLYQQYCPMYDKGKGGSWLSDSQEIKNPLFGSKMLTCGSVKETISMK
- a CDS encoding heme-binding domain-containing protein — its product is MKKRLKLSLWVVFIVLVGIQFVPVQRNEIEPVTNADFIEHYESPVVIGNIIRASCYDCHSNQTKYPWYSNVQPIGFLLQNHISEGKSELNLSEFGLLSNRMKRTKLKSILSQIDNDKMPMPSYLFLHSEAKLDSLKKTLLVNYFDSILVDIDK
- the merTP gene encoding mercuric transport protein MerTP, whose product is MKNKKSSSLVITSVLTAISASLCCITPVLALLAGSSGVAATFSWLEPFRPWLIGITVVVLSFAWYQKLRPKTEEEIACVCDEEKPSFWQSKKFLGIVTVFAVIMLAFPFYSDTFYPETKLSESENVNLESTYEINITGMTCTGCEEHVKLEIGKLPGISGLEVSYENANAVVTFDESKTDIEQVKSAVNKTGYKVESVNKSK
- a CDS encoding GDCCVxC domain-containing (seleno)protein; amino-acid sequence: MSEVVLKSTITCPKCGHEKEETMPTDACQYFYECENCKEILKPLQGDCCVYCSYGTVACPPIQEGGNSSCCR
- a CDS encoding DUF6943 family protein → MRSAASKTLMAHCMKSFRIKTHRLESSYQQPHFFILNKGLNSGKPLNNACPNCFVCLTDSQEDREFLFWLCFGLWRSKSFHYLLKGSVIPFVTIDEIRKMIRESSTKASCKAQAFQKAIQALQLLDTNEQKIKVTLKMIDTARQAIFYDLMKEAGAG